The Chaetodon trifascialis isolate fChaTrf1 chromosome 16, fChaTrf1.hap1, whole genome shotgun sequence genome includes a region encoding these proteins:
- the gusb gene encoding beta-glucuronidase, with translation MLGSAECERRAMFGVLCLFALFDAVCPLDSGMLFPRESSSREVKELNGLWDFRADKSPNRKQGFERAWYKSRLAETGPVIDMPVPASYNDITQDPELRNFIGWVWYEREVVVPARWVADEGIRVVLRVASAHYFSIVWVNGVKVTEHEGGHLPFEAEIGSLIRKDPAAPCRITIAVNNTLTPQTLPPGSIQHMDDHTKYPDGFFVQNIYFDFFNYAGIHRPVLLYTTPKAYVDDITVVTNFLDNTGIVKYKVSVQGAATATLKVTLIDKDGRTVASSNEPSGVLTVVDVKLWWPYLMHENPGYLYSMEVHLMASDKSSAYEDVYTLPVGIRTVNVTSTQFLINNKPFYFHGVNKHEDSDIRGKGFDWPLIVKDFNLLKWLGANSFRTSHYPYAEEILQMCDRYGIVVIDECPGVGIKDIRSFGNVSLTHHLDVMDELVRRDKNHPSVVMWSVANEPASEMPPAEFYFKTLIKHTKDLDSTRPVTYITDSNYARDKGAPYVDVICVNSYLSWYHDSGHLEVIPIQLNTQFENWYGKYKKPIIQSEYGADAVPGLHSDPPVMFTEEYQNIVLQSYHNVFDEKRKQYVVGELIWNFADFMTVQGVTRVVGNKKGIFSRQRQPKAAAFILKDRYWRLANQTGRLPPWTKYPCSL, from the exons ATGTTGGGCTCCGCGGAGTGTGAAAGACGCGCGATGTTCGGCGTCCTGTGCCTGTTTGCGCTGTTTGACGCGGTGTGTCCGCTGGACAGCGGCATGCTCTTCCCCCGGGAGTCTTCCTCcagggaggtgaaggagctgAACGGGCTGTGGGACTTCAGGGCGGACAAGTCCCCCAACAGGAAGCAGGGCTTCGAGAGGGCATGGTATAAAAGTCGCCTGGCAGAG ACTGGCCCAGTGATTGACATGCCAGTTCCTGCCAGCTacaatgacatcacacaggaCCCTGAACTGAGGAATTTCATTGGCTGGGTGTGGTATGAGCGAGAGGTGGTGGTACCTGCCCGCTGGGTCGCTGATGAAGGAATAAGAGTAGTTCTCAGAGTGGCGAGCGCTCACTATTTTTCCATCGTG TGGGTGAACGGGGTGAAAGTGACAGAACATGAAGGTGGCCATCTTCCCTTTGAGGCTGAAATAGGCAGTTTAATCCGCAAGGACCCAGCTGCACCGTGCAGGATCACCATCGCAGTCAACAACACTCTGACTCCACAGACTCTCCCTCCTGGAAGCATCCAGCACATGGACGACCACACCAA GTATCCTGATGGCTTCTTTGTGCAAAACATCTACTTTGATTTCTTCAACTATGCTGGCATACACCGTCCTGTCTTGCTGTATACCACTCCTAAGGCTTATgtggatgacatcactgtggtgACTAACTTCTTGGATAACACCG gtATAGTCAAATATAAGGTATCAGTCCAAGGTGCTGCTACAGCCACCCTGAAGGTCACTTTGATAGACAAAGATGGCCGCACTGTGGCCTCCTCCAACGAGCCATCTGGAGTGCTCACAGTAGTAGATGTCAAACTGTGGTGGCCGTATCTGATGCATGAGAATCCAGGTTATCTGTACTCCATGGAG GTTCACTTAATGGCATCGGATAAAAGCTCAGCATATGAGGACGTGTATACTCTACCAGTGGGCATCCGCACAGTCAATGTCACCAGCACCCAATTCCTCATCAACAACAAGCCTTTCTATTTTCATGGAGTCAACAAACACGAGGACTCTGAT ATTCGAGGTAAAGGCTTCGACTGGCCTCTGATTGTCAAGGACTTTAACTTATTGAAGTGGTTGGGGGCCAACTCGTTCCGCACTAGCCACTACCCCTATGCTGAGGAGATCCTGCAGATGTGTGACCGCTATGGCATCGTGGTGATAGATGAGTGCCCGGGGGTGGGCATCAAAGACAT TCGCAGTTTTGGAAACGTCTCCCTCACCCATCATCTGGATGTCATGGACGAGCTCGTACGTCGGGACAAGAACCATCCCTCTGTGGTCATGTGGTCAGTAGCCAATGAGCCGGCTTCAGAGATGCCCCCAGCTGAATTCTATTTCAA gACCTTGATAAAACACACCAAAGATCTGGACTCCACCCGGCCCGTCACGTATATCACAGACAGTAATTATGCCAGGGACAAAGGG GCTCCCTATGTGGACGTAATCTGTGTAAACAGTTACTTATCCTGGTACCATGATTCAGGCCACCTGGAGGTCATCCCAATCCAGCTCAACACTCAGTTTGAAAACTGGTATGGAAAGTACAAGAAGCCCATCATCCAGAGTGAATATGGAGCCGATGCAGTGCCGGGGCTTCACAGT GATCCACCCGTAATGTTTACTGAGGAGTACCAGAATATCGTCCTGCAGAGCTACCACAACGTGTTTGACGAGAAGAGGAAGCAGTATGTCGTTGGCGAACTCATCTGGAACTTTGCCGACTTCATGACCGTACAAG GGGTCACCCGTGTGGTGGGGAACAAGAAGGGCATTTTCAGCAGGCAAAGGCAGCCCAAAGCAGCAGCATTCATCCTGAAGGACAGGTACTGGAGACTGGCAAATCAAACAGGCAGGCTGCCTCCTTGGACCAAGTACCCTTGCTCACTGTGA